Genomic segment of Terriglobia bacterium:
GAGCGATGCCGACGAATACGCTCTCCACCTCGCCCTGCGGAGTCGGCGCGCCGATCCGTATACCAGAGAAAGCTAGCCCGCCCACGATTCAGGCGGTTCGAGCGCGGCCTGCGCCCGGATGAAGCACGTACGCCTGAGGAGACTGGGGCTTGATCCACGCCGCCTCGTGGCGGTTTCTTACTTTGAGTTTCTCCAGAAGATGATGCACATGGTTTTTGACCGTGTTGGCTGATATGCACAGGCGATCGGCAATCTCTTTGTTGCTTAAACCATCCTTTACCAGAAGCAGGATCTCTCTTTCACGAATTGTAAGTTGCTCTTTGGGAGCGGAAACCGGCGCACTACTCCGCCGGTGAATCGCGCTGAGCACGAGCTGAGTAACGCGTCCGGAGCATGACACGCGGTTGTCGCAGACCATCCGCAGAGTGTTTGCCAAGTGGGAAAGGCTGTCAGCGCTCCGCACCCACGCACAGGCGCCTTCTTCGATGAAGCGAACCATGTCCGCATCCGATCCCTCAACCCCCAGCAGCACGATTTTTCCGGAAGGATATTTCGTTCGTCCCTGGTGCACGTTGGCGATGACGGCTTCAGGGCTCCCGGCGGCAGCGACTAGAACAACGCCGACTGGATTAACAGGAGTCTCGGACTCGATCTCTGGATCACAAACGATCCAATCATAATTAGAGAGAGCAATTTTGACCGCTTCGTAAGGCAGGCGCTGAAGTCCGATGGCTACGGCTACGTTCTTCAGCATATCCAAATCTTCCACAGGTGCCCCCCCCAGTAATTAACGTGCTAGCCAAGGCCAGATCGGCTTCCAGAACGGAAGCGCGTTAACACATTGACTTCGCTGCGAGGCTCAATTTAGCGGGATAAACCATAGACCACAATCCTCTGATGGTCCCAAAAAGATTCATTTCTCAGCGCGGCCTTTTCCCGTTTTGGGATTTTTCCAGGA
This window contains:
- a CDS encoding response regulator transcription factor, producing MVRFIEEGACAWVRSADSLSHLANTLRMVCDNRVSCSGRVTQLVLSAIHRRSSAPVSAPKEQLTIREREILLLVKDGLSNKEIADRLCISANTVKNHVHHLLEKLKVRNRHEAAWIKPQSPQAYVLHPGAGRARTA